A single genomic interval of Helianthus annuus cultivar XRQ/B chromosome 13, HanXRQr2.0-SUNRISE, whole genome shotgun sequence harbors:
- the LOC110900823 gene encoding extensin-like: MTHEVIEAEVLPDAPQPTTVATIYHRRLPPPPPTSRRHYHHPDSHHPRRHPPATLATSATTNHYSWSTAAATTTTHRRRRHPPSLSPPTIDANGRRHSPVTATRNPPSPPPPPPLSPPTHHCCHPSQPPPPPTTTDDRHHPPITATVTTTYHHLHSPPPTHRRHPAPPPSTITATDHHPPTITTHRRFYSLSFQTYQTIHDNNSFHSQ, from the exons ATGACTCACGAGGTCATAGAAGCGGAGGTGTTGCCTGATG CACCACAACCCACTACAGTTGCCACCATCTACCACCGACGCTTACCGCCACCGCCACCCACCAGTCGCCGCCACTACCACCACCCAGACAGCCACCACCCTCGTCGCCACCCACCCGCCACCCTtgccacctccgccaccaccaaCCACTACTCTTGGTCCAccgccgctgccaccaccacaacTCATcgtcgccgccgccacccaccatcGCTGTCACCACCCACCATCGACGCCAACGGTCGTCGCCACTCACCAGTCACTGCCACCCGCAACCCGCCATCACCTCCGCCGCCACCACCGTTGTCCCCACCTACCCACCATTGTTGCCACCCATCACAgcctccaccgccaccaaccaccaccgACGATCGCCACCACCCACCCATCACCGCCACAGTCACCACCACCTATCACCACCTACATTCACCGCCACCGACCCATCGACGCCACCCAGCGCCGCCACCATCCACAATCACCGCCACCGACCACCACCCACCGACCATCACCACTCACCGCCGATTTTATTCTTTGTCTTTTCAAACCTACCAAACAATACATGacaataattcattccattcccaATAg